TAGTCCAACGCGGAGCGTACTTGTGTCTCGTGAGCCGAATGGGGTCTATGCATACAGAAATCCTCGAGAGCCGAAACCTTGCCACgatccatcatcatcgagcCTCGAATTGCACCTATACAAAATCCGTCAGTTACTGGGTTTATTGTTTCAAATGTCATAAATGTAGCGAATAGACCTACGACTGACACAGAAAAACAGATACGAGATCGACGCAAGAAGTTATTTTAGTCAGCAATCACAATGTAATGGAAACACCAAATAACCTACTCCTCGTTGTCCGAGGCTTGTACATAACTCGGTGGCCGCATTCCTTGCATCTAATGAACTCTGAAGGTTGCATAGCAGTCTGCGCCCCACAATCTGCCGCCACTGTCAGCCCTAATCTTGCGATACGTCCGAACGGCGCATTACTGCTAGATCTCAGATTGGAGATGACAGCACTGGGCTTCTCGCGATATTGCATACTCACCACCACATATGTAAGAGATGGTCTCGGGGGCCTTAACGTTTCGATCAGGCATGGGATTAGGATTTTGCTGGGTGTATCGAGACTGAGGCTGGGACATGTTAAAGGTCAAAGGTTTGTGACGTGATTCGCAAAGGCAAGGATATGATAGTTGACCAAAGGATGGGTGGGTGGCGTTTTCTATCTGTTTTGTTCAAAGAGGAAACGGATAAAAAATCAGACAGTAATGGACAAAAAAGTAATTGGACGGCtgagtggtggtggtggttaTTTGTGTTGTTGGTAAAAATATTAGAATTAACTGTAGTAATTAAATAAATGTGTACGGGTGACGTTCTTGGCCGCCGCCCCCGGCTGCCTGCTTCCAATTTAGCGTATCTTTCTTGCTTGCTTCTCGCTCTACCCCTGGTATCAGCTGATCAGTCCGCAAAACACTATTTATTATTTGCTACAGCTATTACTGATAGTTCTACTATTACTGCACCACTATACCCACCTCCATCTTATTCGTTTTTCAATCTGTTTCTGTGTTTCTTCTGCTTATCCATTTTTGAGCAAATCTCCATCTTACATCATAGAGAGGCAGGTAAAATTAGATAACTACTAGCGAAGCAGGTTCACTGCTACTCGGCACGTTATTCAGTTCAACAAGGGATCATGGACGTCTCTCCAGCACTTTCAGCTCTTGAagctctctcttcctccacctctacATCGTCCTCTGGACCCGTCAATGGGCTCATCGATGATCACCTCGTCCAAGCCAAAAGACGCATTATGGCTGGTGAAGACCCAAGGACAGTCGTACAAGAGCTGCAGAAAGCCGTGGTTAAAAGCAagaaagaggtggagaagaattTGAAGGCATGGTATTTTGCTTTGGGAAATATGGGTAAGGCGATTGATAAGGTGCGTGGGGACGATATTTGTCAGAAACAGATGACCTGATGACCGATTGTACGCAGACATTTCCGGCCCAGTTAAGTGCTATTAGCAGGGCGTATGAAGAACCGAGTCTATTTGCAGATAAAGATGCGTCTCAAGCGCTAGACAAAGCTGTACTTGAATCGCTGGGCCGCAGGGGTCTATGGGACTCTGTCGCCGCTTTGGAAACGGTGAGagcatctttctctttgaTGAGAACGTCGTTTATCATATATCATACTCCTTCCAGGAAACTTCATTAGTTTTTCCATCTGAACGCCGCCTCCTTGCTGAAGAGCTCCAACGAATTACCACTTGCCTTCTATCTAACGACATCTCTCCCGCTTTGAAGTGGTGCGAAGAAAACAAgtcattcattcattctcCTCCACACCCATCGTCACTCCCTTATTTTCTCCATCGTGCAGTTTTTAAGTCCATTGAGGATCCCGGACATGCTATCATGTACGCTCGACAGCACATGATGGCATACTTGCCGTTGTACCCAGTCACAAAACTCATTACCTCACGGCTGTACGATGGGGCGAACAAAGCGGAATTTAAAGGACAAGATACTGAGATGGACGAAACCGTTATTAATTCTTTTGAACAGGAGGATGCGGTGGACTTGGTTGCTCTGGTTGCAATGTTCCAGAGCGAGTTTAAGAGAAGACATCAGTGGCCAAAGGAAGATCCACTCGAGGTGGCCGTGGATTTGGGATCCAAAGGAGGAGCGCTGAATGTAATTGAAAAAGCCAGGAGAGTAATGGGAGAGCACCTTGGACACATTCGAGCGTGGACTGATTTGCCTGTGAGTATCTCAGTTGATCCTACATAGATAGTTAAAGTTAACTCACAGTATCAGATGGAGGTACCCCTTCCGCCCTCCAGGAGATATCATTCGGTCTTTGTCTGCCCAGTATCGAAGGAGCAAGCTACCGAAAGCAATCCTCCTAAGATGCTGGTTTGTGGACATGTTATAGCATCTGAAAGTTTTGAAAGGTTGTTAAAGGGGGGGTGAGTGAAATGTTATGTGAGAAGGATCGTCTAACTTACATATGAACAGTCGACGAGAGGTGAAATGCCCATACTGTCCCGTTGAAACCGCGCAATCAGCTGCTCAAAGATTGTACTTCTAGGTCTTGACACGTACACTGTACACATCCCTCTGCCCTGTTTGGATATTTTCAAGGTATTACATGTAGCAATGCAAAGATATGCGCTATGGTACATAAGGCGGCAGAAATAGAACAGCAGGTCCATACTACGAAGCCTGATCAACATCGTTAACACGGCCCTTGGGAACTATGTCTCCCAATCCCCCAGCCCCTCATGAGTCCGTCCTCGGGAAGTCCATAACTGTCGACGTTCTTCCATAAGAGTTGCTGCCCATTGTCGTGTGACCGGATGCTCAAGATTGGGTATGGAACCTTTGAAGAAAGGATCGAGGGTTTGGATGTCCTGAGCTAGAAAAGTGTCAGGAGATTATTGTGCGGTATTAAGTAAACATACACCGTTCATATTCAACAGCTTGAAGAGCCAATTCAATCCTATCAAGATCCTATGTGGTATCAGTGTACTTTGTTTCTTTTCTGGCAGTAATAAAGTACCTACCTTTACCAATCTGGATTCTGGAGTTTCCCTGGCTTCGTACTCCTAATGAAGGATGTCAGCGAATTTTTTGGACGGCAGGATAGGAACTTACATCCCACAAAGACCTGAATCGTTCTCTCGCATCCTTATTTCCTTTTCCGCCTAGCATCTCGTTCAA
The genomic region above belongs to Cryptococcus neoformans var. neoformans JEC21 chromosome 4 sequence and contains:
- a CDS encoding negative regulation of gluconeogenesis-related protein, putative yields the protein MDVSPALSALEALSSSTSTSSSGPVNGLIDDHLVQAKRRIMAGEDPRTVVQELQKAVVKSKKEVEKNLKAWYFALGNMGKAIDKTFPAQLSAISRAYEEPSLFADKDASQALDKAVLESLGRRGLWDSVAALETETSLVFPSERRLLAEELQRITTCLLSNDISPALKWCEENKSFIHSPPHPSSLPYFLHRAVFKSIEDPGHAIMYARQHMMAYLPLYPVTKLITSRLYDGANKAEFKGQDTEMDETVINSFEQEDAVDLVALVAMFQSEFKRRHQWPKEDPLEVAVDLGSKGGALNVIEKARRVMGEHLGHIRAWTDLPMEVPLPPSRRYHSVFVCPVSKEQATESNPPKMLVCGHVIASESFERLLKGGRREVKCPYCPVETAQSAAQRLYF